In a single window of the Euwallacea fornicatus isolate EFF26 chromosome 5, ASM4011564v1, whole genome shotgun sequence genome:
- the LOC136339329 gene encoding peptidyl-prolyl cis-trans isomerase B: protein MKESSVTVSVWKKLQKLWSRQKTMAKWLCVLAVGLTALFALVSATGDDSAKKGPKVTDKVWFDITIGDEAIGRIEIGLFGKTVPKTAENFKQLALKPQGEGYKGSKFHRVIRDFMIQGGDFTRGDGTGGRSIYGERFADENFKLKHYGAGWLSMANAGKDTNGSQFFITTKQTSWLDGRHVVFGKILKGMDIVRKIEGTKTDGRDKPVKDVTIVDCGVEEVAEPFGVAKEDARD, encoded by the exons ATGAAAGAGAGCAGCGTCACGGTCTCAGTGTGGAAGAAACTGCAGAAGTTGTGGTCGCGACAAAAAACAATGGCGAAGTGGCTGTGTGTTCTCGCCGTAGGGCTGACCGCCCTCTTTGCTCTAGTCAGTGCGACGGGGGACGATTCTGCGAAAAAGGGACCTAAAGTGACCGATAAG GTTTGGTTCGACATCACTATAGGGGACGAAGCAATTGGTCGTATCGAAATTGGCCTTTTCGGCAAAACAGTGCCAAAAACTGCAGAAAACTTCAAGCAGTTGGCGTTGAAGCCGCAGGGCGAAGGCTATAAAGGCAGTAAATTCCATCGCGTGATCCGCGACTTTATGATCCAAGGTGGCGACTTCACTCGAGGAGACGGAACTGGAG GTAGATCAATTTACGGCGAAAGATTCGCTGACGAAAACTTCAAGCTGAAGCACTACGGAGCTGGGTGGCTATCTATGGCCAATGCCGGCAAAGACACTAATGGGTCACAGTTCTTTATCACCACAAAACAAACGAGTTGGCTTGACGGCAGACATGTGGTGTTCGGCAAGATATTGAAAGGCATGGATATAGTCAGGAAAATTGAAGGAACTAAGACAGACGGCAG AGATAAGCCGGTGAAGGACGTTACAATTGTCGATTGTGGAGTCGAAGAGGTGGCAGAGCCCTTCGGTGTAGCCAAGGAAGACGCTCGCGATTGA
- the LOC136339326 gene encoding probable peptidoglycan muropeptide transporter SLC46 isoform X1, giving the protein MVHLKFGINFGKNGFSPHSRSDSLLDFLWLFFMCINTNLMIYRTCTVTLGKDKHNCSLLGNSADPKIKALEKLVQPKADIISMVKSLVDGLSSAILCLFVGPWSDRFGRKPVIVINLIGIVLMNVVMVLFSIFETVSPWYMIVCSVPIILTGGGASLLTVMFAYLTDVTSGQNRGFRMGVFETVMAVAVLLGSASSSYVYSAINYITVYAIAGFSSLLALVHALCFIPESLPNREHTGRFKAFFNVRNPAGMFRTSFQSRAHFNRAIILLLVLTLALYFIAIIGCSSVNFLFLRAKFQWTLQKYTWFNSGTSVLWITSTMVVVYVFHHKLHVAESKLILSGFVSLAIGAVVEGLARVDWLIYAAAIISYPSGGISPMTRSLLSKLVEPEEAGKIFAFFNLVQNLLSLVGAPTYTTLYNATLGSNPSIFLFLSFTIFTLNSNLLVVLIVLQKRSSGVFYNSLIEEDNARDVSVESNS; this is encoded by the exons ATGGTGCACTTGAAATTTgg AATAAACTTTGGCAAAAATGGCTTTTCGCCCCACAGTAGAAGTGACAGTCTTCTTGACTTTCTTTggcttttttttatgtg CATCAACACCAACTTAATGATCTATCGTACTTGCACAGTGACGCTTGGTAAAGATAAACACAACTGCTCTCTATTAGGTAATAGTGCTGATCCCAAAATCAAGGCACTTGAAAAGTTGGTACAGCCGAAAGCAGATATAATTTCAATGGTCAAGAGCCTTGTTGATGGTCTTAGCAGCGCTATTTTGTGCCTGTTTGTGGGGCCCTGGAGTGACCGCTTTGGGCGCAAACCAGTTATTGTCATAAACCTCATTGGTATTGTGCTGATGAATGTTGTTATGGTGTTGTTTTCCATCTTCGAAACTGTATCACCATGGTACATGATAGTGTGCTCTGTGCCAATCATCCTAACTGGAGGTGGAGCCTCTCTCTTGACAGTGATGTTTGCCTATTTGACGGATGTAACATCGGGGCAGAACCGAGGCTTCCGCATGGGTGTCTTTGAGACTGTAATGGCTGTGGCAGTACTCCTAGGCTCCGCCTCTAGCTCCTATGTTTATAGCGCTATCAATTACATTACAGTCTATGCTATCGCCGGCTTCAGCAGTCTTTTAGCCCTTGTGCATGCTTTGTGTTTCATACCGGAGTCTCTGCCCAATCGAGAACATACG GGCCGCTTTAAGGCCTTTTTCAATGTGCGCAATCCTGCTGGAATGTTCCGCACCAGCTTTCAGAGTCGGGCGCATTTCAACAGAGCCATAATCCTGTTATTAGTGCTGACGCTAGCGCTTTACTTCATTGCTATAATCGGCTGCAGCAGCGTCAACTTCCTGTTTTTGCGCGCCAAATTTCAGTGGACTTTACAGAAGTACACGTGGTTCAACAGCGGCACCAGCGTTTTGTGGATCACAA gTACCATGGTGGTGGTGTATGTGTTTCACCATAAGCTCCATGTAGCTGAGTCAAAGTTGATTTTATCCGGTTTCGTTTCACTGGCGATAGGGGCTGTCGTTGAAGGGCTGGCGCGAGTTGATTGGCTGATTTATGCAG CGGCAATTATAAGCTATCCCAGCGGGGGCATTAGCCCTATGACCAGGTCTCTCTTATCCAAGTTGGTGGAACCCGAAGAGGCTGGCAAAATCTTCGCCTTTTTCAATTTAGTGCAAAACCTGCTGAGCCTGGTTGGCGCCCCTACATATACTACGCTGTATAATGCTACTTTAGGAAGTAACCCAAGCATATTTTTATTCCTGTCCTTCACTATTTTTACCCTGAATTCCAATTTGTTGGT GGTTCTAATAGTGCTTCAGAAAAGGAGCTCTGGGGTGTTTTACAATTCTCTCATAGAGGAGGATAATGCGAGAGACGTCTCAGTGGAAAGCAACAGCTGA
- the LOC136339326 gene encoding probable peptidoglycan muropeptide transporter SLC46 isoform X2: MAFRPTVEVTVFLTFFGFFLCGSINTNLMIYRTCTVTLGKDKHNCSLLGNSADPKIKALEKLVQPKADIISMVKSLVDGLSSAILCLFVGPWSDRFGRKPVIVINLIGIVLMNVVMVLFSIFETVSPWYMIVCSVPIILTGGGASLLTVMFAYLTDVTSGQNRGFRMGVFETVMAVAVLLGSASSSYVYSAINYITVYAIAGFSSLLALVHALCFIPESLPNREHTGRFKAFFNVRNPAGMFRTSFQSRAHFNRAIILLLVLTLALYFIAIIGCSSVNFLFLRAKFQWTLQKYTWFNSGTSVLWITSTMVVVYVFHHKLHVAESKLILSGFVSLAIGAVVEGLARVDWLIYAAAIISYPSGGISPMTRSLLSKLVEPEEAGKIFAFFNLVQNLLSLVGAPTYTTLYNATLGSNPSIFLFLSFTIFTLNSNLLVVLIVLQKRSSGVFYNSLIEEDNARDVSVESNS; this comes from the exons ATGGCTTTTCGCCCCACAGTAGAAGTGACAGTCTTCTTGACTTTCTTTggcttttttttatgtg GCAGCATCAACACCAACTTAATGATCTATCGTACTTGCACAGTGACGCTTGGTAAAGATAAACACAACTGCTCTCTATTAGGTAATAGTGCTGATCCCAAAATCAAGGCACTTGAAAAGTTGGTACAGCCGAAAGCAGATATAATTTCAATGGTCAAGAGCCTTGTTGATGGTCTTAGCAGCGCTATTTTGTGCCTGTTTGTGGGGCCCTGGAGTGACCGCTTTGGGCGCAAACCAGTTATTGTCATAAACCTCATTGGTATTGTGCTGATGAATGTTGTTATGGTGTTGTTTTCCATCTTCGAAACTGTATCACCATGGTACATGATAGTGTGCTCTGTGCCAATCATCCTAACTGGAGGTGGAGCCTCTCTCTTGACAGTGATGTTTGCCTATTTGACGGATGTAACATCGGGGCAGAACCGAGGCTTCCGCATGGGTGTCTTTGAGACTGTAATGGCTGTGGCAGTACTCCTAGGCTCCGCCTCTAGCTCCTATGTTTATAGCGCTATCAATTACATTACAGTCTATGCTATCGCCGGCTTCAGCAGTCTTTTAGCCCTTGTGCATGCTTTGTGTTTCATACCGGAGTCTCTGCCCAATCGAGAACATACG GGCCGCTTTAAGGCCTTTTTCAATGTGCGCAATCCTGCTGGAATGTTCCGCACCAGCTTTCAGAGTCGGGCGCATTTCAACAGAGCCATAATCCTGTTATTAGTGCTGACGCTAGCGCTTTACTTCATTGCTATAATCGGCTGCAGCAGCGTCAACTTCCTGTTTTTGCGCGCCAAATTTCAGTGGACTTTACAGAAGTACACGTGGTTCAACAGCGGCACCAGCGTTTTGTGGATCACAA gTACCATGGTGGTGGTGTATGTGTTTCACCATAAGCTCCATGTAGCTGAGTCAAAGTTGATTTTATCCGGTTTCGTTTCACTGGCGATAGGGGCTGTCGTTGAAGGGCTGGCGCGAGTTGATTGGCTGATTTATGCAG CGGCAATTATAAGCTATCCCAGCGGGGGCATTAGCCCTATGACCAGGTCTCTCTTATCCAAGTTGGTGGAACCCGAAGAGGCTGGCAAAATCTTCGCCTTTTTCAATTTAGTGCAAAACCTGCTGAGCCTGGTTGGCGCCCCTACATATACTACGCTGTATAATGCTACTTTAGGAAGTAACCCAAGCATATTTTTATTCCTGTCCTTCACTATTTTTACCCTGAATTCCAATTTGTTGGT GGTTCTAATAGTGCTTCAGAAAAGGAGCTCTGGGGTGTTTTACAATTCTCTCATAGAGGAGGATAATGCGAGAGACGTCTCAGTGGAAAGCAACAGCTGA
- the TM9SF3 gene encoding transmembrane 9 superfamily member 3 has protein sequence MVATSATCRYAKSSKIWADLKQFSAAFLSTNPLLTMHRVAQLFWLCLLMGALGDEHNHIYEDNEEVVLWMNTVGPYHNRQETYAYYSLPFCVGSKETISHYHETLSEALQGVELEFSGIEIEFKSNIPKTEYCAVQLNEEKYKAFVYAVKNHYWYQMYIDDLPIWGVVGEVKDNSYYIWTHKKFEIGYNGKQIIDVNLTSEDKLELLSTKRLSFTYEITWKKTETKFEDRFDKYLDHNFFQHRIHWFSIFNSFMMVIFLVGLVSMILMRTLRKDYARYSKDDDIDDMERDLGDEYGWKQVHGDVFRPASNAMLFSALIGAGHQLTTVVLSVIVFAILGELYTERGMLLSTAIFVYAVTGPVNGYFGGSLYARMGGKLWIRQMVASAFMLPMFVCGTALFINFIAMYYHASRAIPFETMVAVIAICLFVILPLTLVGTVLGRNLAGQPDYPCRINAVPRPIPEKKWFMEPGVIILLGGVLPFASIFIEMYFIFTSFWAYKIYYVYGFMLLVFLILIVVTVCVTIVCTYFLLNAEDYRWQWTSFLAAASTCAYVYVYAIYYYFFKTKMYGLFQTTFYFGYMALFSGVLGIICGTVGYMGTSIFVKKIYSTVKID, from the exons ATGGTTGCTACGTCAGCTACGTGTAGATATGCTAAAAGTTCGAAAATTTGGGCcgatttaaagcaattttcagCGGCATTTTTATCAACAAATCCCTTACTCACCATGCATCGAGTAGCACAGCTTTTTTGGCTCTGTCTCCTGATGGGAGCCCTCGGGGATGAGCACAACCACATA TATGAGGACAATGAGGAGGTAGTCTTGTGGATGAATACTGTGGGGCCCTACCACAATCGACAGGAAACCTATGCTTATTATTCCTTACCATTTTGTGTTGGGTCCAAAGAGACCATCAGTCACTACCATGAAACTTTGAGTGAAGCTCTGCAAGGGGTTGAACTTGAGTTTAGTGGCATTGAAATAGAATTTAAAA GCAACATTCCAAAAACTGAGTATTGTGCTGTGCAACTCAATGAGGAGAAATACAAGGCTTTTGTATATGCTGTCAAAAACCATTATTGGTATCAGATGTATATCGATGATTTGCCTATTTGGGGGGTAGTGGGAGAGGTCAAGGATAATAGCTACTACATTTGGACTCATAAGAAGTTTGAAATTG GTTACAATGGTAAACAAATCATTGATGTAAATCTCACATCTGAGGATAAGTTGGAACTACTTTCCACCAAGCGATTAAGCTTCACCTATGAAATCACATGGAAAAAGACTGAGACCAAATTTGAGGATCGGTTTGACAAATATTTGGACCATAATTTCTTCCAGCACAGG ATCCACTGGTTCAGCATTTTCAATAGCTTCATGATGGTAATTTTCCTGGTTGGACTTGTTTCCATGATCCTCATGAGAACTCTTCGCAAGGATTATGCCCGATATAGTAAAGATGATGATATAGATGATATG gAACGGGACTTGGGAGATGAGTATGGTTGGAAACAGGTTCATGGAGATGTCTTCAGGCCCGCATCAAATGCCATGTTATTCTCTGCACTCATTGGAGCAGGGCATCAATTGACCACTGTGGTTTTAAGTGTCATAGTTTTTGCTATTTTAGGGGAGCTTTATACTGA ACGAGGTATGCTGCTATCAACTGCCATATTTGTATATGCAGTCACAGGCCCTGTAAACGGCTATTTTGGCGGTTCTCTCTATGCAAGGATGGGTGGAAAATTGTGGATCAGGCAAATGGTTGCTTCCGCGTTTATGCTGCCCATGTTTGTTTGCGGAACCGCTTTATTTATCAACTTTATTGCAATGTATTACCACGCTTCACGGGCTATTCCCTTTGAGACTATG GTTGCAGTAATTGCCATTTGCCTCTTTGTAATCCTGCCTTTGACTTTGGTGGGCACGGTTTTGGGGAGAAATTTGGCTGGTCAGCCCGACTACCCTTGcag GATCAATGCGGTCCCTAGACCCATTCCAGAGAAGAAGTGGTTTATGGAGCCTGGAGTGATAATCCTACTGGGTGGAGTTTTGCCCTTTGCCagcatttttattgaaatgtacTTCATTTTTACCTCTTTTTGGGCCTACAAGATCTACTACGTTTACGGATTCATGCTGTTGGTATTCCTGATTTTGATTGTAGTGACCGTTTGCGTCACCATCGTCTGCACCTATTTCCTGCTAAACGCCGAGGACTATCGCTGGCAGTGGACCTCATTCCTGGCTGCAGCCTCAACTTGCGCCTACGTCTACGTCTACGCCATCTATTATTACTTCTTCAAGACCAA GATGTACGGCCTGTTCCAGACTACCTTCTATTTTGGCTACATGGCTCTCTTTAGTGGAGTGCTCGGCATTATATGCGGCACCGTGGGCTATATGGGCACCAGTATATTcgtcaagaaaatttattctaCGGTGAAAATCGACTGA